In Ralstonia pseudosolanacearum, the DNA window GCCGGGTGAAGCGGCTCGAACAGGCAAGTTCCAACTCGGATGCCATTCCGTTGTAGTCGTTGTCGCGTTTGCAGTCTCGGCTGAATCAATGCGTAGCACCTGCCGTCCGAGGGAATCGTAGGCATACGTCGCCACCGAACCGTCGTAGCCAACCTTGCGCGTTGCGTTCCCATTGGTGTCGTAGCTCGTGCTCTGCGCCGTACTACCGCACAACGGACACGATCCACTGACCCCTGTCGACAACAACACGCCGTTTTGCTTCAGGAAGCTATAGACGCTGCTCCCACCATCCGGCGTCAAGACCGTCGTCTGCCCATTTGTCTGATACTGGAATTGATACCGATCTGTCCCAGCGGTCAGCTCACTGGTGATAGCTCGGCCCTGATCGTCATAGGCATAGGTGGCATACCGCACGCCGGCTTCGTCGATCACGCCAGTCAGTGCTGTGGGGAAACGCGTGTCTTCATAGACGTATTGGCGCGTTGCGTTGTCCGGCCACGTAACCTTGGAAAGCATGCCGGCCGTGTTATATGCATACCCCGTGATGGCCCCATCCGGCGCAGTGACGCCGGCGATGCGTCCTTGAGCGTCATACGCGAAGGTAAGATTTCGCCCCGATGTTGCCTTGACCTGGCTCAGTAAGTTTTTGGAGTTATACGCAAGGACAGTGCTCCTTCCATTTCGCTCTTCAACCCGAACTAACTTACCCGAGGCATCGTATCGCTCGATCATGCCGGTTGATGCGACTATGTATTTCCAGTCGGTTATATAGCCGTTCGCGTCATAAGACGGCTGTACGCTGTCCCTCGTGCCTACCGCCACCCACCCTGTCGCATCTTTTCGAAAGGTCAGGACAGAGCCATCTTCGCGAAGCACTCGGACAGAAGGCGCATACATCGACAACGACATAGCGGGGTCTAATCGGCGTTGCCAATTGAACGTCCACTGACCAGTGCCGCTGGCACCGCCAAACAGTACGTTTGACCGATATGAACGCGCAAGTGGCAACTCAGAGCTGCCACTGTCATCGCGCTCGTTCAGAACTTTGGTTCCCGTGCCCGGTAGCACCGGATGCCCTACGGCACAGCTCCGTTCCGGAGAGCGATTCGGCTCGCAATTTCCGTCCGGCAGTTGCGTGTAGCCAGGAGCGCACGCGCCTCCATTGAAGAAGGCCACGGTCCATGTGTAATAGCCCCAAGTCCGCATAGCAGACTCATAGGTCGGCTTACACGCGGCCTCTCCGCGCGACAGCATCATGTCAATATGGTCCAACTCCCAACCATTCCTGGCCATGACCGGCGCACACGCGGCCTCAGGGCTGTCTCCCACGTATGGACCGTCGTACCAGAGGTTGCCAATCCCAGCCCATGCCTCGCCACACAACATTGCGACGACAAGCGACACACATCTCCAGAGACACCGCATTCCCCTTCCCCAGTTATTCTCTTGGTGTGTGACTCTAAGCGATTGCAATAGGTGGCCATTGCTCGATATTTTTTTATACTGAATTAAGCAATATTGATTCGAGCCGATGTTGCCTTTCATTTCCGGACAACATCCATCTAGTGACCTGCACGCGAGCCCAGTATTCTCGGCACACGGGCCAAGTTGCCGAGCTCGCACGCCTCATCGAAAGGCTAATCTGCTTCGGTACTGTGGCCGAGGTCGACTACGACACGCCGCCACGCATACGTGCCGGATTTTTCGGTTTGCTTATGACGTGGCGCCCGTGGGTCATACGTCGCGCGAGTACCGGGCGCGCCTGGTTGCCGCCGGCAAAGGGGGAACGGGTCTTGCCCCGCCGGCACCATCATCCTCGCCAGCTTCCCGCAAAACGCCAACAACGTCCCCAGCCGCAACCCCACCGATACCACTACCGAGTCCCCAGGCGGCACGCGCGCTTGAGCGACAACCACGCTGCCTCTGTGCTGGGCGTCCACACCATCCTGTTCGAAGCCGCCACCCGCGCCCTAGCCAAATGTTCCGCCACCACATTTGAAAGTGATGTCACTGTAAAGGGACTGTTCGCGTTCCAGAGCGCCATCACCGACCAGGGCGGCGTAGACCACGCTCGCGCACGTACAGCCCGAAATGACAGCGCCGGCGTACGCCGCACCACCGATCGTCTCAGCGACGGCCTGATACACCTAGCCCGGCAGCCCCCCGCGCAGCATCACACGAACGTCCACGCGCGACGGCGCCAGCGCGCGCTCGAAGATGGCGCGCGCGGCGAGCGTGGCGCCGGTCCCGCACATGAACGCATCGATGGCGGCAAACCCGTACTCGGGCCAGGTGTGGATGGACAGATGGGATTCGGCCAGCAGCAGCACGCCGGTCACACCGCCGCCCGCCTCCGCCGGCGCGTTGGCGCCAGGCGCGCCGAAGCGGTGCAGATGCCCGTGCAGCACGGTGGCGCCCAGCGCGTCGGCGGCCTCGCGCAGCGTGGATTCGAGCAGCGCCGCATCGCGCAGCAGCGCGGGCGACACGCCGTACAGGTCCAGCAGCAGGTGTTCGCCGACCGGCGGCATGCCGCCCTCGGCCATGGCCGGGGCCATGTCGGTGCGCGTCACTTGTGGCCTCCGCTGAAGCCGCCGCCGTAGCCGCTGCCCGACGACCCGCCCCAGTACGAAGAGCCGCTGTTGGAGCTGCTGCTGCCGTACGACGGCGAGCGCGGCGCCGCGAAGCCCGCTTTCCAGTTCATGTAGGTCGCGCCGATCACCACGGCCACGGCATAGAGCAGAAACAGTTGCCTCATTCCCCGCCCCCGACCTTGACGACCAGCCACGCCGGCAACAGCAGCAGCACCGCCGCGAACAGCGTGTTGACAACGACCGCCCCCGGCGCCATGAAGAACGGCACCAGGTTGAGCAGACCGAGCAGCACGCAGGCCACCACCGCCACCGTCATGTAGCTGCCGTCGGCCGGCTTGACGGGCTCGGCCACGGTCTTGCCGAACCACGCCTGGATCTCGGCGGACGAGACCGGGATGCTGCGGGACCAGTTCAGTTCATGCGTGTCGCTTTCGGCGGCCAGGCCGTTGGCGGCGGCGCCGTATTCGATCACGCGGGTCACGTCGCCGCTCTTGACGCGCCAGTTGAAGGCGCCGGCGGCGTAGCTCACGCGCGCGCGGTAGTCGTCGCTGCGCGCGTAGCGCTTGCCGTCGAGCACGGCGCCGCCCGCATCGACCGTCTCCGGCCAGCGTTCGAGCACCCGGGCGCGCGACCAGCCCTCATCGGTCTCGACCAGCCACTGGAAACCGCGGCTGGCGCTGTACAGCAGGTATTCGAACCACTCGCCGTCGCCATTGACGACGGTGCGCCGCATCACGCCGATGATCTGCCATTGCGCGCCGTCGATCACGGCCTTGGCGCCCAGGTCGAGCGTGGTGACGACCTCCGGCACCGAGCGCGCTCGCTCGATGAGCTCGGCGCGCGCGGCGGAGGTATCGACAGCGCTGCCGCACGACGGGCACAGCAGGTGCGTCGTGACGCCCGGGCTGAAGGGCACGCTCGTGCCGCACGCCGGGCAGTCCAGGTTGACCAGCTTGCCCGGCAGCGTTCCCGCGCTGTCGCGGATGTCCTGGTCGGAGCGCAGCAGCTGGCAGTTCAGCGCCTTGAACGAGGTGGCCACGCCCAGGTACAGCACCGGCGCGGTGCCGTCGGAATAGTCGAGCGTGAGGAAGGCGTCCTTGCAGCGCCCGTCCGCCACGCGCGCGCGCCAGCCCTGCCCAACGCGGAACGGCAGTTCGCCCTCGCCGCCGGTGCAGTCGGCCTCGCGCACGTCGGACAGCACGAATTGCTTGCCGTCGGCGTTGTAGGACAGGCCGGGCCACAGCGATTCGAACGGCACCGCATCGGCGGGCCGGCCGCGCGCCAGCGTCATCGTGACCTGCCCGGACGCCTCGGCCAGCCAGCCGTCCGAGCCATCGTCGAACAGCGCGTACCACTCGTTCCAGAAGCCGGCGTCGTAGCGCAGCTGGATGCGGCCGACCACGGTGAACGCGCGGCCCTGGTAGCGCCCGGACGTGCCGATCTGCACGCGCGTGTAGTCTTCGAGCACGGCGGACATCTTGCCGATGTCCTTGAGCGTCTCGCCGTCGCGCAGCAGCGTGCTCTTGCAGAAGCTGCACACCGCCATCACGGCGGCAGCAGACTTCAGTTCCACCGGCGCGCCGCACGCCGGGCAATTCGCATGAAACATGGTCAGCGAGGATCCGATAGCACAGGGAGACCGGGGCGACCGCAATGGCCGCCCGACCGGACGATGCGGTTCACTCCGCTCAGCCCGCGCCGCCGGTCAGCGCCTTGAGCACGGCCGCCTTGCCGGCATCGAAATCGGCCTGGGTGATCAGGCCCTTGTCGAGCAGCTCCTTGAGCTTGGCCAGGCGCGCGGCCGGGTCGTCGGCAGCCGGGGCAACCGGGGCGGCCGGCTGTGCGGCCGGCGCGGCGCCGGCGTTGCCCTGCAAAGACGTGCGCAGGTTCTCGGCCATGGTCTGGCCCAACACCATGCCCGCCGTCAGGCCCGCGCCCGTGCCGGCGAAGCCGCCCTCGTTGCGCGCGGCCAGCGGCAGCGATTCGGCGGTCTGGTATTGCGTGAAGCGCTGCATGTCGCCGGTCATGTCCATGCTGATGCGGCGGTCCAGCGCGGCCTGCAGTTCGTCGGGCAGCGTCACGCTGGAGACCTGGAAGCTGTCGAGCGCCAGGCCGTACTGCGTGAACTGCGGCAGCAGCGCCTCGCGCACCTTGTTCGACAGCAGCGTCTGGTTGGCGGCCAGATCGACGAACGACACGCCGGATTCGCCGAAGGCCGTGGCCATGGCGCCCATGATGACGGGGCCGAACTGCTGCTCCATGTCATCGACGGTGTAGAGGTCGCGCGTGCCGCTGACCTGCTGGTAGAACAGCTTGGGATCGGCCACGTGGTAGGCATACACGCCGAAGGCGCGCAGGCGCACCATGCCGAAATCCTTGTCGCGCACCGTCACAGGCTGCGGCGTGCCCCAGCGGCGGCCGAGCTGCTGGCGCGTGCTGAAGAAGTAGACGTCCGACTTGAAGGGGGACTCGAACAGCTTGTCCCAGTTCTTCAGGTAGGTGAGCACCGGCAGCGTGTGCGTGTTGAGCTTGAACATGCCGGCGCCGAACACATCGGCGATCTGGCCTTCGTTGACGAACATCGCCATCTGCGAGTCGCGCACGGTGAGGCTGCCGCCGTTCTGGATCTCCATGTCCTGCATCGGATAGCGCCAGGCGAGCACGCCGTCGTCGCTTTCGGTCCATTGCAGGATGTCGATGAACTGCTTCTTGATGAAACTGGACAAGCTCACGGGAAACTCCTTCGCTTTCGTGTGCGTGTTGAGAGATAGGGATTCAGGCCAGGCAGGCCGCGTTGATGATGCCGACCGCCAGCGCGCTCACGCCGAACAGCCCGCCGGCCGCCGTGTTGTCGTGCTCGATCTGCACCCGGTAGTCCGGCATCAGCCGCGTCAGCACCATGAACACGACCAGCTGCACCACCGACGCCATCACCGCCCAGAACACGAACGGCACCAGGCCGTCGCTGTGCTGGATGCTGGACGCGATGGTCAGCACGAAGCCGAGCAGCGCGCCGGCCAGCGACAGGGCCGCCGCCGTGTTGCCTTCGCGGATCAGCTTGAATTCGTCGTACGGCGTCAGCTTGAGATAGACGAAGAAAAAGCCGGCGAAAACGATGGCGCCGGCCAGCAGGTGCGTTGCGTAGGCAAGGATGGGGGCGATCATGTGGATCAGGGCTCCGGACGCGGTCGGTGGCCGCAAGTGGCGCCACTATAGCGGGCTGCGTGACGCTTGCGTACCCCCCGGGGTGCCGCCGGCAGCAACTCCGTTCCGGGCTGGCCTCGCTTGTTAACGACGCCTCATGCCTAGGCATTGATTTGCGCTGCCCCGCAGCCGCCCCGGACGGCCCGCGCCTGCCAGCGGCATTCCGTAGAAACCCTTGCCCATCGGCCGTTTTCGCGCATCGCGCACCCTTGTACAGCTCGGCGGGCGCACCTAGAGTTGTTTGCAGGAGACACCCGCGCCACGGCCCGGGATCAGGCGATTGATCGGCTCAACAGCATCGTCAGGGGGCCACCATGACAACACCGGATTGCATCCACGTTGATCGCCGCACTGTACTCAAAAGCGCACTCGCCGCCGCCGCGATGCAGCTGGCGCCTGCGTTCATCCGCCACGCGCGCGGCGAAGCGCCCCTGCGCATCGGCATGGTCGACCCGATGACCGGCGTCTACGCGGCCGTCGCGCAGAACGAAGTCACGGGCGCCAGGCTCGCCGCGGCGCAGATCAACGCCCGGGGCGGCATCCTCGGCCGGCCGATCGAGCTGCTGGTGGAAGACTCGGCCAACGACGTCGGCACCGGCGTGCAGAAGGCGCGCAAGCTGATCGAGCGCGACCAGGTGAGTTTCCTGATCGGCGATGTGAACTCCGGCATCGCGCAGGCCATCGCGCAGGTCAGCAACGAGAAGAAGGTGCTGCACATCGTCTCGGGCGGCCACACCGACACGATCACCGGCAGCGACTGCAAGTGGAACGTCTACCGCGTCTGCAACACCACGAGCATGGAAGCCAACGCGGTGGCCAACCTGCTGTTCTCCAAGTACGGCAAGAAGTGGCACTTCATCACGCCGGACTACGCCTTCGGCCACACCCTGCAGAAGGCCGCGGCGGCCGACCTGCAGAAGCTCGGCGGCACCATCACCGGCAATGAGCTGACGCCGCTGGGCACCACGGATTTCTCCGCCTACCTCATCAAGGCGCGCGCGGCCAATCCGGATGTGCTGCTGGTGCTGCCGCAGGGCTCGGACATGGTCAACTGCCTCAAGCAGATCGCCCAGTTCGGCATCGGCAAGCAGATGCATATCGCCGGGCTGCAGCAGGAGCTCGAATCGCTCGAGGCGATGCCGCCGGAGGCGCGCGTCGGCATCTGGATGTTCGAGTGGTACTGGAAGCAGCCTGGCGTGCCGGGCGTCGAGCAGTTCGTCGCCGACATCCGCAAGGTCAACACCGGCAAGGTGCCCACCGCGCGCCACTGGTTCGGCTTCACCTCGGTGCACACCCTGGCCGCGGTCGCCAACCGCGAAAAGACCCTCGATTCGAGAAAGCTCGCCGAAGCGCTGGGCGGCTTCGCGCTGGCCGACGACGTCAAGCTGCAGCCCAACAAGTGCTATTACCGCAAGGGAGATCACCAACTGATGACGTCGTCCTTCGTGGGCGAAGCGTTGTCCAAGCCGGCGGGAGACCCGGAAGACCTGTTCCGCGTCGACCACGTGGTCGCGGGCGACCAGACCGCGCCGCCCGAAAGCGCGACCGGCTGCACCATCAAGTGGCCGGCCTGAGCGGGCCGGCCACGCACGCGCGGCACGCCGGGATGCGGGCGACGGGCGATGACGCAACTGCTGCTGTTCAACATCACCAACGGGCTGATCATCGGCGCGTTCTACGTGCTGATGGCGCTCGGGCTGTCGCTGATCCTGAACCTGAGCAACGTGATCAACTTCGCCCACGGCGGCTTTCTGGTCATCGGCGGCTACATCGCCTACACCATCACGCCGTATGTCGGCTTCTGGGGCGCGCTGCTGCTGGCGCCGCCGCTCACCGCCGCGATCGGGCTGGCGCTCGAACGCCTGCTGATCCGCCGCGTCTACGGGCGTGACCCGCTCTACAGCCTGCTGCTGACCTTCGGGCTGGCCTTCATCTTCGAAGACGGGACCCGCTTCATCTGGGGCGCGCAGGGCAAGCCGGTGACCATCCCGGCCGCCCTGTCGCAGCCGCTGAGCAGCGCGTTCTTCTTCATCACCGGCTACCGGCTGTTCATGGTCGGCACGGTGGCGGTGACGGTGGCGCTGCTCTTCCTACTGCTGCGCCACACGCGGCTGGGCATCCGCATCCGCGCCGGTACGCTGGACCTGGAGACGGTGGCGGCGCTGGGCATCAACGTAGGCCGGCTGCGCGCGCTGAACTTTGCCGTCGGCATCTTCCTGGCGGGCCTGAGCGGCGTGCTCGCCGCCGGCCAGCTGGGGCTGGAGCCGACCATGGGCACCGGGCTGCTGATGCCGAGCTTCATCGCCATCATCGTCGGCGGCGTGGGCAGCCTGACCGGCACGCTGCTGGGCGGGCTGCTGATCGGGGTGGCGTCGGGCATCACGGCGGTGTTCCTGCCGGCGGCGAGCGAGGCGGTCATCTACGTGATGATGGCGCTGGTGCTGCTGCTGCGCCCGCGCGGCCTGCTCGGCGAAGAGGGCATGCTGACATGAGCGCCCCGGGCCCGCCCTCGTGGCCGCGCCGGCTGGCGGGCCCGTTCGCGCTCTGGGCGGCGCTGCTGCTCGCGCCGTACTGGATGCCGCTGCTGGGCGGCTACACGGCGCTGGGCACACGCGTGCTGGTGCTGGGGCTGGCGGCCATGTCGGTGAACTTCCTGCTGGGCTTCACCGGCGTGCTGTCGTTCGGCCATGCGGCGTATTTCGGGCTGGGGGCCTACGGCGCCGGCTTCGCGCTCAAGTTCCTCGCGCCCAGCACGCCGCTGGCGCTGGTGTGCGGCACGCTGCTGGGCGGCATCGCAGGCGCGCTGCTGGGGGCACTCAGCGTGCGGCGGCGCGGGGTGTACTTCGCCATGGTCACCATCGCCTTCGGCCAGGTCTTTTACTACATCGCGTTCCAGTGGGACGCGCTCACCGGTGGCGACGATGGCCTGCGCGGCTTCTCGCGCATGCCGCTCGACCTCGGCATCACCACCCTCGACATCCTGTCGAACGCCGATGCGTTCTACTACTTCGTGCTCGCGTGCCTGGCGCTGGCGACGGGCCTGATGGCCTTCATCCTGCGCTCCCCCTTCGGGCACACGCTGATCGCCATCCGCGAGAACGAGCGGCGCGCGCGCTTTCTCGGCATTCCGGTGAACCATCATCTCTGGATCGCCTTCACGCTGTCGTGCTTCTTCATGGGCTTCGCCGGCGCACTCTATGCGCTGCTGAACAACTTCGCCGACCCGCGCGGCCTCCACTACAGCCAGTCGGGCGACTTCGTGATGATGGCGGTGATGGGCGGCATGCGCAGCTTCTGGGGGCCGCTGCTCGGCGCGGTGGTGTTCGTGGTGCTGCAGGACTACCTGTCGAGCCTGACCGTCAACTGGATGTCGTTCGTCGGCATGCTGTTCGTGGCGATCGTGCTGTTCTTTCCGCGCGGCCTGCTCGGCGTGCTGCGGCGCCGGGGGCGAACATGAGCGTGCTCGAAGTCAGCCGCCTCGGCAAGCACTTCGGCAGCCTGGCCGCGGTGCAGGATGTCTCGCTGTCGGTGGAGGCGGGCGAGCTGCGCGCGGTCATCGGCCCGAACGGCGCGGGCAAGACCACCTTCTTCAACCTCATCAGCGGCTTCTTCCGGCCAAGCGCGGGCACCATCGTCTTCGAAGGCCGCGACATCACGGCGCAGCCCGCGCACCGGCGCGTGGCGGCGGGCATTGCGCGCACCTTCCAGATCACCGAGATCTTTCCGGAGCTGACGGTGTTCGAGAACGTGCGCATCGGCGTGGAAGTGACGGACGGCCTGCGCCTGCGCCCGTGGATCAGCCGGGCCACCCGGGCCAGGGTCCGCCGGCGGGTCGAGGACACGCTCGAGCTGACCGGCCTGCATGACAAATCGGACCGGCTGGTCGGCGAGCTGTCCCACGGCGACCAGCGCGCCGCCGAGATCGCCATCGCCCTGGCGCTGCGCCCCCGCCTGCTGCTGCTCGACGAGCCGACCGCCGGCATGGGCGACCAGGAGACCGACGAGACCATGCAGCTGATCCAGCGCCTGCATCGCGACAACCGGTTCACCATCGTGCTGATCGAGCACGACATGCGCGTCGTGTTCGACCTGGCCGACCGTATCACCGTGCTCGACCAGGGGCGCCTGCTGGCCGAGGGCACGCCCGAGGCAATCGCCGCCGACGAGGCCGTCCAGGCCGCCTACCTGGGGAGCGCCGCATGAGCGCCGCGCTGATCGCCGAAGCGCTGCACACCTACTACGGCAAGAGCCATATCCTGCACGGCGTCAGCCTGCGGGCGGAGCCGGGCCGCATCACCGTCCTGCTCGGCCGCAACGGCGCGGGCAAGACCACCACGCTGCGCACGCTGATGGGCCTCACGCCCGCGCGCCGGGGCCGGGTGACCCTGTTCGGCGCCGACACCACGCGCTGGCCGACCTACCGGATCGCGGCCAGCGGCGTCGGCTACGTGCCCGAGGGCCGCCGCATCTTCGCCAACCTCACGGTGGAAGAAAACCTCAAGGTGCCGCGCGAACGCAGCGGCCCGTGGACGATCGCGCGCATCTATGAGCTGTTCCCGCGCCTGGCCGAACGCCGGCTCAGCCGCGGCCGCCTGCTGTCGGGCGGCGAGCAGGAGATGCTGTCGCTGGGCCGGGCCCTGCTGCTCAACCCGCGGCTGCTGATGCTCGACGAGCCGTCGCAGGGGCTCGCACCGCTGGTGGTGCGGGAAGTGTTTCGCGTGGTGTCGCGCATGCGCGACGAGGGGATCACCGTCCTGCTGGTCGAGCAGAACGCGCGCATGAGCCTGGAGATCGCCGACCACGCCTATGTGCTGGACGACGGCGGCATCGTCTATGCCGGCAGCGCCCGCGAGCTGGCGGCCGACGAGGGCCGCGTGCGCGCGCTGACCGGCGCCAGCGCGGCGGCCTAGGCACCGGCCCGGCGGCCGGGGGGCCCGGGGCGGCACGGGACGGAGCGAACGGGGTCGCCCGTTTCGGAAAAAATCGGCACAATCGCGCTCGCCCGATCCGCGCGTTCGCCTCCGCGAGCGCCCGCTCACCATCTCTTTCCGCACCCGCATGCCGACGCCGCAGCCCGACGCCATCGACACCTCCCCGCAGCCCCTGAACCGCGGCAACGCCCTGCTGGTGCTGGCGGTCTTCGTGGTCGCCTCGTGCGGGCTGGCCTACGAGCTGATCGCCGGGGCACTGGCGTCGTACCTGCTGGGCGACTCCATCCTGCAGTTCTCGTCGATCATCGGCGCCTACCTGTTCGCCATGG includes these proteins:
- a CDS encoding DUF6531 domain-containing protein: MLCGEAWAGIGNLWYDGPYVGDSPEAACAPVMARNGWELDHIDMMLSRGEAACKPTYESAMRTWGYYTWTVAFFNGGACAPGYTQLPDGNCEPNRSPERSCAVGHPVLPGTGTKVLNERDDSGSSELPLARSYRSNVLFGGASGTGQWTFNWQRRLDPAMSLSMYAPSVRVLREDGSVLTFRKDATGWVAVGTRDSVQPSYDANGYITDWKYIVASTGMIERYDASGKLVRVEERNGRSTVLAYNSKNLLSQVKATSGRNLTFAYDAQGRIAGVTAPDGAITGYAYNTAGMLSKVTWPDNATRQYVYEDTRFPTALTGVIDEAGVRYATYAYDDQGRAITSELTAGTDRYQFQYQTNGQTTVLTPDGGSSVYSFLKQNGVLLSTGVSGSCPLCGSTAQSTSYDTNGNATRKVGYDGSVATYAYDSLGRQVLRIDSAETANATTTTTEWHPSWNLPVRAASPGKLETFAYDAVGNLTSYTTGATNDAIENYITHDITTTQPASSTRR
- the speD gene encoding adenosylmethionine decarboxylase; translation: MTRTDMAPAMAEGGMPPVGEHLLLDLYGVSPALLRDAALLESTLREAADALGATVLHGHLHRFGAPGANAPAEAGGGVTGVLLLAESHLSIHTWPEYGFAAIDAFMCGTGATLAARAIFERALAPSRVDVRVMLRGGLPG
- a CDS encoding DUF4178 domain-containing protein; translation: MFHANCPACGAPVELKSAAAVMAVCSFCKSTLLRDGETLKDIGKMSAVLEDYTRVQIGTSGRYQGRAFTVVGRIQLRYDAGFWNEWYALFDDGSDGWLAEASGQVTMTLARGRPADAVPFESLWPGLSYNADGKQFVLSDVREADCTGGEGELPFRVGQGWRARVADGRCKDAFLTLDYSDGTAPVLYLGVATSFKALNCQLLRSDQDIRDSAGTLPGKLVNLDCPACGTSVPFSPGVTTHLLCPSCGSAVDTSAARAELIERARSVPEVVTTLDLGAKAVIDGAQWQIIGVMRRTVVNGDGEWFEYLLYSASRGFQWLVETDEGWSRARVLERWPETVDAGGAVLDGKRYARSDDYRARVSYAAGAFNWRVKSGDVTRVIEYGAAANGLAAESDTHELNWSRSIPVSSAEIQAWFGKTVAEPVKPADGSYMTVAVVACVLLGLLNLVPFFMAPGAVVVNTLFAAVLLLLPAWLVVKVGGGE
- a CDS encoding SPFH domain-containing protein; this translates as MSLSSFIKKQFIDILQWTESDDGVLAWRYPMQDMEIQNGGSLTVRDSQMAMFVNEGQIADVFGAGMFKLNTHTLPVLTYLKNWDKLFESPFKSDVYFFSTRQQLGRRWGTPQPVTVRDKDFGMVRLRAFGVYAYHVADPKLFYQQVSGTRDLYTVDDMEQQFGPVIMGAMATAFGESGVSFVDLAANQTLLSNKVREALLPQFTQYGLALDSFQVSSVTLPDELQAALDRRISMDMTGDMQRFTQYQTAESLPLAARNEGGFAGTGAGLTAGMVLGQTMAENLRTSLQGNAGAAPAAQPAAPVAPAADDPAARLAKLKELLDKGLITQADFDAGKAAVLKALTGGAG
- a CDS encoding DUF350 domain-containing protein, whose amino-acid sequence is MIAPILAYATHLLAGAIVFAGFFFVYLKLTPYDEFKLIREGNTAAALSLAGALLGFVLTIASSIQHSDGLVPFVFWAVMASVVQLVVFMVLTRLMPDYRVQIEHDNTAAGGLFGVSALAVGIINAACLA
- a CDS encoding ABC transporter substrate-binding protein, with amino-acid sequence MTTPDCIHVDRRTVLKSALAAAAMQLAPAFIRHARGEAPLRIGMVDPMTGVYAAVAQNEVTGARLAAAQINARGGILGRPIELLVEDSANDVGTGVQKARKLIERDQVSFLIGDVNSGIAQAIAQVSNEKKVLHIVSGGHTDTITGSDCKWNVYRVCNTTSMEANAVANLLFSKYGKKWHFITPDYAFGHTLQKAAAADLQKLGGTITGNELTPLGTTDFSAYLIKARAANPDVLLVLPQGSDMVNCLKQIAQFGIGKQMHIAGLQQELESLEAMPPEARVGIWMFEWYWKQPGVPGVEQFVADIRKVNTGKVPTARHWFGFTSVHTLAAVANREKTLDSRKLAEALGGFALADDVKLQPNKCYYRKGDHQLMTSSFVGEALSKPAGDPEDLFRVDHVVAGDQTAPPESATGCTIKWPA
- a CDS encoding branched-chain amino acid ABC transporter permease, coding for MTQLLLFNITNGLIIGAFYVLMALGLSLILNLSNVINFAHGGFLVIGGYIAYTITPYVGFWGALLLAPPLTAAIGLALERLLIRRVYGRDPLYSLLLTFGLAFIFEDGTRFIWGAQGKPVTIPAALSQPLSSAFFFITGYRLFMVGTVAVTVALLFLLLRHTRLGIRIRAGTLDLETVAALGINVGRLRALNFAVGIFLAGLSGVLAAGQLGLEPTMGTGLLMPSFIAIIVGGVGSLTGTLLGGLLIGVASGITAVFLPAASEAVIYVMMALVLLLRPRGLLGEEGMLT
- a CDS encoding branched-chain amino acid ABC transporter permease; its protein translation is MSAPGPPSWPRRLAGPFALWAALLLAPYWMPLLGGYTALGTRVLVLGLAAMSVNFLLGFTGVLSFGHAAYFGLGAYGAGFALKFLAPSTPLALVCGTLLGGIAGALLGALSVRRRGVYFAMVTIAFGQVFYYIAFQWDALTGGDDGLRGFSRMPLDLGITTLDILSNADAFYYFVLACLALATGLMAFILRSPFGHTLIAIRENERRARFLGIPVNHHLWIAFTLSCFFMGFAGALYALLNNFADPRGLHYSQSGDFVMMAVMGGMRSFWGPLLGAVVFVVLQDYLSSLTVNWMSFVGMLFVAIVLFFPRGLLGVLRRRGRT
- a CDS encoding ABC transporter ATP-binding protein; its protein translation is MSVLEVSRLGKHFGSLAAVQDVSLSVEAGELRAVIGPNGAGKTTFFNLISGFFRPSAGTIVFEGRDITAQPAHRRVAAGIARTFQITEIFPELTVFENVRIGVEVTDGLRLRPWISRATRARVRRRVEDTLELTGLHDKSDRLVGELSHGDQRAAEIAIALALRPRLLLLDEPTAGMGDQETDETMQLIQRLHRDNRFTIVLIEHDMRVVFDLADRITVLDQGRLLAEGTPEAIAADEAVQAAYLGSAA
- a CDS encoding ABC transporter ATP-binding protein — encoded protein: MSAALIAEALHTYYGKSHILHGVSLRAEPGRITVLLGRNGAGKTTTLRTLMGLTPARRGRVTLFGADTTRWPTYRIAASGVGYVPEGRRIFANLTVEENLKVPRERSGPWTIARIYELFPRLAERRLSRGRLLSGGEQEMLSLGRALLLNPRLLMLDEPSQGLAPLVVREVFRVVSRMRDEGITVLLVEQNARMSLEIADHAYVLDDGGIVYAGSARELAADEGRVRALTGASAAA